In Gracilinanus agilis isolate LMUSP501 chromosome 1, AgileGrace, whole genome shotgun sequence, the sequence GGAAACATACTTCTAAAACAAACCAAGAAACCACTGTGCTGAAAGAGCCATCTCCTAAAACCTGCCAAGGAAAAGCTGTACCTGAATCTTTCTCTCCTAAAAGATACCAAAACACATCTGTTCCTAAAGATTGCTCTCTGAAAATATGTCAAGAAACAGCTATTGCTGAAAATTATGCACTTAAGAGATGCCAAGAAACAGCTGTGCCTGAAGACCTTTCTCCTAAAACATGCCAGGAAATAGTTGTGTCTGAAAAGCATACTCTTAAAACATGTGAAGAGACAGCCATGCCTGAAGACCTCTCCCCCAAAACATGCCAGGAAACAGCTACAACTAAAAACTTGTCACCTAAAAAATACCAAGAAACAGTCATTTGTGAAGTGCTTTCTCTTAAAACATGCCAGAAAAGAGCCGTGTCTGAAAAATGCACCCTTAAGACATGCCAAGAGACATCTGTACCTGAATCTTCTTCTCCTAAAAGATACCAAGAAATGGCTGTCCCTAAAGATTGCTGTCCTAAAATGCGCCAAGAAACAGCTATAGCTGAAAATTATGCACCTAAGAGATGCCAAGAAACAGCTGTGCCTGAAGACCTTTCTCCTAAAACAAACCAAGAAACCACTGTGCTGAAAGAGCTATCTCCTAAAACATGCCAAGGACTGACTGTATCTGAATCTTTTCCTCCTACAGGGTACCAAGAAATGGCTGTCTCCAAAGATTGTTGTCCTAAAATGCGCCAAGAAACAGCTATTGCTGAAAACGATGCACCTAAGAGATGCCAAGAAACAGCAGTGCCTGAAGACCTTTCTCCTAAAACAAACCAAGAAACCACTGTGCTGAAAGAGCTGTCTACTAAAACATGCCAACGAATAGCTGTACCTGAATCTTTTCCTCCTACAGGGTACCAAGAAATGGCTGTCTCCAAAGATTGCTGCCCTAAAATGCGCCAAGAAACAGCCATTGCTGAAAACTATGCACTTAAGAGACACCAAGAAACAGATGTGCCCGAAGAGTTTTCTCCTAAAACATGCCAGGAAATAACTGTGTCTGAAAAATGCACCCTTAAAACATACCAAGAAACAGCTGTGCCTGAAAAACATACTTCTCTAACATGCCAAGGAACAGCTGTGCCTAAAGATTGCTCCCCGACAACGTCCCAGGAAAGAGCAATGTCTGAAAAAGGTGTCCCTAAAATGTCCCAAGAAACAGCTGTGCATGAAAATAGCTTTCCTAAAGCATTCCAGGAAACAGAGGCACTTGAAGGACCTACCCCTAAAACATACCAAGAAACAGCCACACGTGAAGTTCTTTTGACTAAAACATGccaggagaaaaatatatttgaaaaaaatgcccCTAAGACATACCAAGAAAGGAATGTGTCTGGGGATCTCTTGTTTAAGAAATGCCCAGAAAGAGATGAATTTAAAGAGTGTCCTATGGAAAAATTCCAAGCTACAGCTGGGGCTGAAGATCTCATGCCTAATATAAGCCAGAAAATATCTGTGCCTGAAAAATGTGCCCCTAAAATATACCAAGAAGCAGCTATGCTCTTCTCTAAAATATGCCCCAAAACAGCTGGTCCTGAAGAATATCATTCTGAAACATTCTCCCCAAAACCTGGGTCTGGAGTTCAAGATCCTGAAACGCTCCAAGAAACCGCTACAGCTACCATTTGTCCTCTGAGTAGGCAtctccttctattttattgagatgttcaaataaaagtgaaagtttaCATTTAATAAGTATCTGGATTTAAAATATCCAAGTACTATTGTAAATAGGACAAATTTCTTAATGATAATGATAAGAGTTCACGGTGCTATATAAGAGTTTTCTAATTATTATCCTCACCACATTAGGTATTACTATAGTTTTAGTTGACTAGTTTTGTCCTAAAGTTGTTCACATCTGCTTTGTGGGGGAGATTGTTGGGAGGTGTTGTGGTAGGTATATTGTGGTGAGATTGATATCTCaccacaatcctgggaggtaggtcctatgattacccccattttacagatgaggaaaccaagtcaaacaaagattatgtgatttgtccaTGTCATACATGTAgca encodes:
- the HEMGN gene encoding hemogen; amino-acid sequence: MNDVKRDQLHLDFDEKPVLGQKEDNVPEIRGTRCLRNRELLRKRKAEAQERQSSEWLGSQNKSKRQRTVRGRGQSQTKETKNEPPLQVVRVEKEEKVEEKLESLKQQEPLLGVTKDVHSTENRENVTENAPKIYQHEAMPQDYTTETDQETSGYKDLSPKTTEPGKHTSKTNQETTVLKEPSPKTCQGKAVPESFSPKRYQNTSVPKDCSLKICQETAIAENYALKRCQETAVPEDLSPKTCQEIVVSEKHTLKTCEETAMPEDLSPKTCQETATTKNLSPKKYQETVICEVLSLKTCQKRAVSEKCTLKTCQETSVPESSSPKRYQEMAVPKDCCPKMRQETAIAENYAPKRCQETAVPEDLSPKTNQETTVLKELSPKTCQGLTVSESFPPTGYQEMAVSKDCCPKMRQETAIAENDAPKRCQETAVPEDLSPKTNQETTVLKELSTKTCQRIAVPESFPPTGYQEMAVSKDCCPKMRQETAIAENYALKRHQETDVPEEFSPKTCQEITVSEKCTLKTYQETAVPEKHTSLTCQGTAVPKDCSPTTSQERAMSEKGNRGT